Proteins found in one Acidobacteriota bacterium genomic segment:
- a CDS encoding FHA domain-containing protein: MDSTRPKQESRAWLVQLREGSEEGARHALRGESLRIGRDPSCDIVPEGHRSRVVSARHAEIRRGKRGSFRLVDLDSTNGTFIAAKRIKDARLEEGDVITLGPEGPRFRFHSGPMPASTPERTVILDRREMQASADSPPDEGTLPSAVGAESDSQGRSRRRKRKSVDELAEEAVLQARLARSQGQEEGQTIVFMRDALQQAVSHTKQRWKLVAGGLAAALLAMSGYAWWAAQDVRRQKQDLDYHIRQIEADLADASDPQRLRELSRRLEQYQTQAEALQDSIFFQLGSKDEETDFIEDQLRLLLRDFGAEVYSLPPTFVESVKESIRHFQENDRGSIEQVLIDRRQEFQRIRSTLTEENLPADLAYMVVVESGFRKGSYSPRGAAGPWQMVPVTARAFGLTVDDQVDERMDMVKATRAAAQYIRHLILEFGTGSSIMLALAAYNSGQTRVKRIIREKVDDPLRQRNFWYLYRIKALPRETRNYVPKVMAAILIGRNPERFGFAPALTD; the protein is encoded by the coding sequence ATGGACAGTACTCGCCCCAAGCAGGAATCGAGGGCGTGGTTGGTGCAGTTGCGGGAGGGAAGCGAGGAAGGGGCCCGGCACGCTCTGCGGGGCGAATCGCTGCGCATAGGACGAGATCCCTCCTGCGACATCGTGCCCGAAGGCCACAGGAGCCGGGTGGTATCGGCCCGCCATGCTGAAATCCGCCGCGGCAAGCGGGGCAGCTTTCGTCTCGTCGATCTCGACAGCACCAACGGAACTTTCATCGCCGCAAAACGCATTAAGGACGCCCGTCTCGAGGAAGGCGACGTCATCACCCTGGGGCCTGAAGGTCCCCGCTTCCGCTTCCACAGCGGACCCATGCCCGCCTCCACTCCCGAACGCACCGTGATTCTGGACCGGCGTGAGATGCAGGCCTCGGCGGACTCGCCCCCCGACGAGGGAACCTTGCCTTCAGCCGTCGGCGCGGAGTCGGACAGCCAGGGAAGGTCGAGGCGGCGCAAGCGCAAGTCGGTGGACGAACTGGCCGAGGAGGCCGTTCTGCAGGCCAGGCTGGCGCGCTCGCAAGGTCAGGAGGAAGGCCAGACCATCGTCTTCATGCGGGACGCCCTGCAGCAGGCCGTCAGCCATACCAAACAACGCTGGAAACTGGTGGCCGGCGGACTGGCGGCGGCCCTTCTAGCCATGTCGGGCTACGCCTGGTGGGCGGCTCAGGACGTCCGCCGCCAGAAGCAGGACCTCGACTACCACATCCGCCAAATCGAAGCCGATCTGGCCGACGCCAGCGATCCCCAACGCTTGCGGGAGCTCAGCCGCCGGCTGGAGCAGTATCAGACCCAGGCCGAAGCCTTGCAGGACAGCATCTTCTTTCAACTGGGATCGAAGGACGAAGAAACCGACTTCATCGAAGACCAACTGCGGTTGCTCTTGAGAGATTTCGGGGCTGAGGTATATAGCCTGCCTCCGACGTTTGTAGAAAGTGTGAAAGAATCCATCCGCCACTTCCAGGAAAACGACCGCGGCAGCATCGAGCAGGTGCTGATCGACCGGCGCCAGGAGTTTCAACGCATCCGCAGCACCTTGACGGAGGAAAACCTGCCGGCCGACCTGGCCTACATGGTGGTGGTGGAAAGCGGATTCCGAAAGGGCAGCTACAGTCCCAGGGGAGCGGCGGGTCCCTGGCAGATGGTTCCGGTGACGGCGCGGGCCTTCGGATTGACCGTCGACGATCAGGTCGACGAGCGAATGGACATGGTCAAGGCCACGCGGGCGGCGGCGCAGTACATCCGCCACCTCATCCTTGAATTCGGGACCGGCAGTTCCATCATGCTGGCCCTGGCGGCCTACAATTCCGGCCAAACCCGAGTCAAGCGCATCATCCGGGAAAAGGTAGACGATCCTCTGCGCCAACGAAATTTTTGGTATCTTTACCGCATCAAGGCGCTGCCACGGGAAACCCGGAATTACGTGCCCAAAGTGATGGCTGCCATCCTGATCGGACGCAATCCGGAGCGCTTCGGGTTTGCGCCTGCGCTGACCGACTGA
- a CDS encoding protein kinase, whose protein sequence is MLKDESPQFGRYQILERLGKGGMGVIYKAHDSQLDRVVAVKTILPEFLASDEVKERLVREAQAAARLQHPNVVTIYDIGEAEDGRLYFAMEYVRGRSLREIIPQRLPLERRLEIMADICKALGFAHRHGIVHRDVKPTNVLLADDGTVKLFDFGIAHLAGSSLTRTGVAIGTPEYMSPEMVEGGELDARSDIFSCGVMLYEMLTRNNPFRSDRITTTMYQIVHADPPNLRELRPNLPEDLERILRRMLAKRPEERYADMNQVVEDLEHIVSRGLLNKAIKAKELGDLMDQVEAKVNEAENDPRARQVLEEELAAPLGRRRRQVRKITKASDTSVTMTHIDRELISLREFDEKLDEFLERELPERMEKVSEDNLPTWDTPSEEPPPVDDTAATMRWEGDTTARQGMAAALAKTRAEKEAAAGQKTGAAQEHLQDSATGTPPPPPPQETPAEESGSFGQQPEARPDPTVVVPTGGDEAFNRRWMLPVGLLAALVLVVVTVWAVMSMGDGSAPQGEEQLAQSTLGTETDPAQQGDEQASDPAAPPQEGAGSGGDAAPAQPGGSSGGSSPPRPRGQSAGIGQDSAGTPSRPATPSPQADRSGAEAASAADGSQAQSDFIFQVVMADARKTLIPGNRDCQGTLEVDSNMFRFRSDDCTSRTLVRSILQQANLEDDFLSIEQVNGRWYHFFIEEEDRPRMLQALQELGW, encoded by the coding sequence ATGTTGAAGGACGAGAGCCCGCAATTCGGCCGATACCAGATACTCGAACGCCTGGGCAAGGGCGGAATGGGCGTCATTTACAAGGCCCACGACTCCCAGCTCGACCGGGTGGTCGCCGTCAAGACCATTCTGCCCGAGTTCCTGGCCAGCGACGAGGTCAAGGAGCGTCTGGTTCGCGAGGCCCAAGCGGCGGCCCGGCTGCAGCATCCCAACGTCGTCACCATCTACGACATCGGCGAGGCCGAGGACGGACGGCTTTACTTCGCCATGGAGTACGTGCGCGGACGCAGCCTGCGCGAGATCATTCCCCAGCGCCTGCCCCTGGAGCGCCGCCTGGAAATCATGGCCGACATCTGCAAGGCCCTGGGGTTCGCCCACCGACACGGCATCGTCCACCGCGACGTCAAGCCCACCAACGTGCTGCTGGCCGACGACGGCACGGTCAAGCTCTTCGATTTCGGCATCGCCCACCTGGCCGGATCGTCGCTGACGCGCACCGGAGTGGCCATAGGGACGCCCGAATACATGTCTCCGGAAATGGTGGAAGGGGGCGAACTCGACGCCCGCTCCGACATTTTCTCCTGCGGGGTGATGCTCTACGAAATGCTGACCCGCAACAATCCCTTCCGCTCCGACCGCATCACCACCACCATGTACCAGATCGTGCACGCCGATCCTCCCAATCTGCGAGAGTTGCGCCCCAACTTGCCGGAGGACCTGGAGCGCATCCTGCGCCGGATGCTGGCCAAGCGTCCCGAGGAGCGTTACGCCGACATGAACCAGGTGGTCGAAGACCTGGAGCACATCGTCTCGCGGGGATTGCTCAACAAGGCCATCAAGGCCAAGGAACTGGGCGACCTGATGGATCAGGTGGAGGCCAAGGTCAACGAGGCCGAGAACGATCCGCGCGCCCGTCAGGTGCTGGAAGAGGAATTGGCGGCTCCCCTGGGCCGCAGGCGGCGCCAGGTACGCAAGATTACCAAGGCTTCCGACACTTCCGTCACCATGACGCACATCGACCGCGAGCTGATCTCCCTGCGGGAGTTCGACGAGAAGCTGGACGAGTTTCTGGAGCGGGAGCTGCCGGAGCGGATGGAGAAGGTCTCCGAGGACAATCTGCCCACCTGGGACACGCCGTCGGAGGAACCGCCGCCCGTCGACGACACCGCCGCCACCATGCGTTGGGAAGGAGACACCACGGCCCGCCAGGGAATGGCGGCCGCCTTGGCCAAGACCCGCGCCGAAAAGGAAGCGGCAGCCGGCCAGAAAACCGGCGCTGCTCAAGAGCACCTCCAGGACTCCGCCACCGGAACTCCTCCTCCCCCGCCTCCGCAGGAGACGCCTGCCGAGGAGAGCGGCTCGTTTGGTCAGCAGCCTGAAGCCAGACCCGATCCCACTGTTGTCGTCCCCACCGGCGGAGACGAGGCCTTCAACCGCAGATGGATGTTGCCGGTGGGACTGCTGGCAGCCCTGGTGCTGGTGGTTGTGACGGTGTGGGCGGTCATGTCGATGGGCGACGGCTCCGCCCCGCAAGGCGAGGAGCAATTGGCCCAGTCCACCCTGGGGACGGAGACTGATCCGGCCCAGCAGGGGGATGAGCAGGCCTCCGATCCCGCCGCTCCGCCCCAAGAGGGAGCCGGGTCTGGAGGCGACGCTGCACCGGCCCAGCCGGGAGGAAGTTCGGGGGGCTCGTCACCCCCGCGGCCCCGCGGCCAGAGCGCGGGCATCGGTCAGGACAGCGCAGGCACACCTTCCAGGCCGGCTACGCCTTCGCCCCAGGCCGACCGATCTGGAGCCGAGGCCGCCTCGGCCGCCGACGGTTCCCAGGCACAGTCCGACTTCATCTTCCAGGTCGTCATGGCCGACGCCCGCAAGACTCTCATTCCCGGCAACCGCGACTGCCAGGGGACCCTGGAGGTCGACTCCAACATGTTCCGCTTCCGCAGCGACGACTGCACCTCGCGCACGCTGGTCAGAAGCATCCTGCAACAGGCCAATCTTGAGGATGATTTCCTCTCCATCGAGCAGGTCAACGGCCGCTGGTACCATTTCTTCATCGAGGAGGAGGACCGTCCCCGCATGCTTCAAGCCCTGCAAGAACTCGGCTGGTAA
- a CDS encoding serine/threonine-protein kinase: MMEKERFHQIEELFHAVRGLPPEDRDIYLDTACGEDTDLRAEVDSLLVFNDDGSGELELHSTGAPEESGHSRPDQRTLAPLPAEIADPEAPGTLIGPYEILELIGEGGFGTVYLAQQTEPVRRKVALKIIKLGMDTRQVIARFEAERQALALTDHPNIAKVLDGGATQSGRPYFVMELVRGLPITEYCDLNRFSAIQRLKLFIPVCRAVQHAHQKGIIHRDIKPSNVLVTLQDGQPVPKIIDFGIAKATKGSLTEKTLFTELRQFIGTPAYMSPEQAEMSGLDIDTRSDIYSLGVLLYELLTGTTPLDSTRLSKAGYGEILRLIRDEDPVTPSVRVGQLGEDARKTALRRSSEPSALSKLFRGDLDWIVLRAMEKDRTRRYQSASELAEDIQRHLDNRPVLAGPPSTFYRIAKFVRRHRAMVSTAALVLLALIVGLALATAGFLQASRQRNAAEEARLEARAEAERSQAISDFLQRIMTQIDSHTSGEASVETGDLIDEAKRLFGENHPTVAAALSSLGLRMQNTGRLEDAETLFRESLQIWSNLDDDGYNLGVVQGRLGKLLYLSGRDDESEEHLRASIDLFSQLPEGAGLAFCDPRLALGELLNRRGQSQAAIEQFQEVLRLRQKLTPDQRYEIAVVREMMVQALLADQRTQEAAEITLLLARDYQATFPGGLIDANAHLRAGRLLLNVGRSQEAERLLRRAIRLYGQMDQPPNDLMLFAYDGLFQILRRNPQRIEEALGMSDTLMDLMRRTLGQESIELAPHFAGLAQMAEEAGQLDRALQTALEAHRLVRSKAEAAQNSNWDSNLERMQSRVHRINWRIATLDGREPASYERAYQAQKLLSEDAPADMDFQRTLGVLAYRAGEDQAALEQLSRVQELRRRSELGDSPVVEAFSALACFRLGLEEQAREHLSALRHLLSLPIHADDEEKQELLAYTEEQLGRISRMAK; encoded by the coding sequence ATGATGGAAAAAGAACGATTTCACCAGATCGAGGAGCTCTTTCACGCGGTGAGGGGACTTCCCCCCGAGGACCGGGACATATACCTGGACACGGCTTGCGGAGAAGACACCGACCTGCGCGCCGAAGTGGACTCGCTGCTGGTCTTCAATGATGACGGGAGCGGAGAGCTGGAACTGCATTCGACTGGGGCGCCGGAAGAAAGCGGCCATTCCCGGCCTGACCAGCGTACCCTGGCTCCCTTGCCGGCGGAAATCGCCGATCCTGAGGCGCCGGGAACGCTGATCGGTCCCTACGAGATCCTGGAACTGATCGGAGAAGGCGGCTTCGGCACCGTCTATCTGGCCCAACAGACCGAGCCGGTGCGCCGCAAGGTGGCGCTCAAGATCATCAAGCTGGGCATGGACACCCGCCAGGTCATCGCCCGTTTCGAAGCCGAACGCCAGGCCCTGGCTCTGACCGACCACCCCAACATCGCCAAGGTGCTGGACGGCGGAGCCACTCAGAGCGGCCGCCCCTATTTCGTGATGGAACTGGTGCGGGGGCTGCCCATCACCGAATACTGCGACCTCAACCGCTTCAGCGCCATCCAACGCCTCAAGCTCTTCATCCCCGTCTGCCGGGCCGTCCAGCACGCTCATCAAAAGGGCATCATCCACCGCGACATCAAGCCCTCCAACGTGCTCGTCACCCTTCAGGACGGACAGCCGGTTCCCAAGATCATCGACTTCGGCATCGCCAAGGCCACCAAGGGCAGCCTCACCGAAAAGACCCTCTTCACCGAACTGCGCCAGTTCATCGGAACGCCCGCCTACATGTCGCCCGAGCAGGCCGAAATGAGCGGACTCGACATCGACACACGCTCCGACATCTATTCGCTGGGCGTGCTGCTCTATGAACTGCTGACCGGCACCACTCCTCTCGACTCCACGCGACTGAGCAAAGCCGGCTACGGAGAGATCCTGCGCCTGATCCGAGATGAAGATCCGGTCACGCCCTCGGTCAGGGTCGGCCAGTTGGGAGAAGACGCCCGCAAGACGGCCCTGCGCCGCAGCAGCGAGCCTTCGGCCCTGAGCAAGCTCTTCCGCGGAGACCTGGACTGGATCGTCCTCAGGGCCATGGAGAAGGACCGCACGCGCCGCTACCAGAGCGCCAGCGAACTGGCTGAAGACATCCAGCGCCACCTGGACAACCGCCCTGTGCTGGCCGGCCCGCCCAGCACCTTCTATCGCATTGCCAAGTTCGTGCGGCGCCACCGGGCCATGGTGTCGACGGCCGCCCTGGTCCTGCTGGCGCTGATCGTGGGACTGGCCCTGGCCACGGCCGGATTCCTGCAGGCGTCGCGCCAGCGCAACGCCGCCGAAGAGGCCCGACTGGAGGCCAGAGCCGAGGCTGAGCGCTCTCAGGCCATCAGCGACTTCCTGCAACGCATCATGACCCAGATCGACTCCCACACCTCGGGCGAGGCCAGCGTCGAAACCGGAGACCTGATCGATGAAGCCAAGCGCCTCTTCGGAGAGAACCATCCCACCGTGGCCGCCGCCCTCTCCTCGCTGGGCCTGCGCATGCAGAACACCGGACGGCTGGAGGACGCCGAGACCCTCTTCCGCGAATCGCTGCAAATCTGGAGCAACCTCGATGACGACGGCTACAACCTGGGCGTCGTTCAAGGCCGCCTGGGCAAGCTTCTCTACCTGAGCGGACGCGACGACGAGTCGGAGGAGCATCTGAGGGCCTCCATCGACCTCTTCTCCCAGTTGCCGGAAGGGGCGGGGTTGGCTTTCTGCGATCCGCGCCTGGCCCTGGGCGAACTGCTCAACCGGCGGGGCCAGTCGCAGGCCGCCATCGAGCAGTTCCAAGAAGTCCTGCGCCTGCGTCAGAAACTGACTCCCGATCAGCGCTATGAGATCGCCGTGGTGCGCGAGATGATGGTGCAAGCCCTGCTGGCCGATCAGCGCACGCAGGAAGCCGCCGAGATCACCCTGCTGCTGGCACGCGACTACCAGGCCACCTTTCCCGGCGGGCTCATCGACGCCAATGCCCACCTGCGCGCCGGACGGCTGCTTCTCAACGTGGGGCGCTCTCAAGAAGCCGAGCGGCTGCTGCGGCGGGCCATCAGACTCTATGGGCAAATGGACCAGCCGCCCAACGACCTGATGCTTTTCGCCTACGACGGGCTCTTCCAGATCTTGCGCCGGAATCCCCAGCGGATCGAAGAAGCCCTGGGCATGAGCGACACCCTGATGGATCTCATGCGCCGCACCCTGGGTCAGGAAAGCATCGAACTGGCCCCCCACTTTGCGGGGCTGGCGCAGATGGCGGAAGAGGCAGGCCAGTTGGACCGGGCCCTGCAAACCGCGCTTGAAGCGCACCGGCTGGTGCGCAGCAAGGCCGAAGCCGCCCAGAACAGCAACTGGGACTCCAACCTGGAGAGGATGCAGAGTCGGGTCCACCGCATCAACTGGCGCATCGCCACGCTTGACGGGCGTGAGCCGGCCTCATACGAGAGAGCCTACCAGGCCCAGAAGCTCCTCTCCGAGGACGCCCCCGCAGACATGGACTTCCAGCGGACGCTGGGCGTGCTGGCCTACCGGGCGGGAGAAGACCAGGCCGCCCTGGAGCAGCTATCCCGCGTGCAGGAGCTGCGCCGCCGCTCCGAACTGGGCGACTCGCCCGTGGTGGAAGCTTTTTCGGCCCTGGCCTGCTTCCGGCTGGGACTGGAGGAGCAGGCCCGAGAGCACCTGTCGGCCCTGCGCCACCTGCTCTCCTTGCCCATTCACGCCGATGACGAGGAGAAGCAGGAGCTGTTGGCCTACACCGAAGAACAACTGGGCCGGATCTCCCGGATGGCCAAGTAA
- a CDS encoding ECF-type sigma factor, translating into MSDSHEITQLLQEVDAGREGAMDELMETVYADLRRLAEAHLRRRYGPQADAITLEPAALVNESFLKLIKQRKGFDNRQHFFAIATRVMLRVLSDYQRHKGAAKRGGNLERVTLQIDRRMDDQQGIEVDVLRDALERLQQLDARKADVVRLRVVWGLEMKEVAEALEVSLATVERDWAFARSWIKRETQRSSARSQVPGAE; encoded by the coding sequence ATGTCGGACTCGCACGAGATTACTCAATTGCTGCAAGAAGTGGACGCCGGCCGGGAGGGGGCGATGGACGAGTTGATGGAGACCGTCTATGCCGATCTGCGCCGTCTGGCTGAAGCCCACCTGCGGCGCCGCTATGGTCCCCAGGCCGATGCCATCACGCTGGAACCGGCTGCGCTGGTCAACGAGTCCTTCCTCAAACTGATCAAGCAGCGCAAGGGATTCGACAACCGCCAACACTTCTTCGCCATCGCCACGCGAGTGATGTTGCGTGTTCTGAGCGACTATCAGCGACACAAAGGAGCTGCCAAGCGGGGCGGGAACCTGGAGCGGGTCACCTTGCAGATCGACCGCCGCATGGACGATCAACAAGGCATCGAGGTGGACGTCTTGCGCGACGCCCTGGAGCGCTTGCAACAACTCGATGCGCGCAAGGCCGACGTAGTGCGGCTGCGGGTGGTTTGGGGGCTGGAGATGAAAGAAGTGGCTGAGGCGCTGGAGGTCTCGCTGGCGACCGTGGAGCGCGACTGGGCCTTCGCCCGTTCCTGGATCAAGCGCGAAACACAGCGGAGCAGCGCTAGATCCCAAGTTCCTGGTGCGGAGTGA
- a CDS encoding multiheme c-type cytochrome, with translation MSIEPSQSKPEKPRKKIRYVPAVGPRLKKLLAVVFGLFALLAVNSSYLVGVSLLEWASGQVYQNWFYLIMFLVHLGLGLLFVLPIIVFGILHMRNAYQRRNRRAVKVGYALFATAVLLLISGFILMRGDFILFQIDVKNPTLRSAAYWAHVVSPLVAAWLFVLHRLAGRRIRWKVGGAWAGVAVGFAGLMLIVQAQDPRAWNQVGNPKGDKYFFPSLARTVTGDFIPAEVLHNDAYCQECHADIHQTWSYSVHRFASFNNPAYLASVRATRKKLFERDGDVTGARFCAGCHDPLPFFSGEFDKPHFDDPDYDLASDRTANAGITCTVCHSITNINTPRGNSDYTIEEPIHYPFAFSENRFLKWANRQLVKAKPEFHKKTFLKPLHRSAEFCGTCHKVHLPPELNAYKWLRGQNHYDSFWLSGVSGHAPASFYYPPRAETNCNGCHMQLVESDDFGAKDFDDSGMAKVHDHQFPSANTAIPHLLGFPEWVNERHRAFNEGVMRVDIFGVKEQGEIDGQLTAPLRPQVPALRPGRRYLLETVIRTLKMGHHFTQGTADSNQVWLEMEVTSGDRVIGRSGAMDSQGRVDPWSHFVNAYVIDRNGNRIARRNAEDIFIALYNNQIPPGAADVVHYKLDVPRDVGDDITVRATLKYRKFDTTYLRFFKDDPDAVNELPVMVLASDSVTFPVAAGTRVAESAPEADDDSLPPAWQRWNDYGIGLFRKPGRGELRQAAHAFRQVEDLGHPSGPINLARVFIREGLIQQDAPQALARAQSFDEAPAWTLLWLGALVDKENGHYEAAQSKLADLIQGGFAQAQGRGFDFSKDYRVLVEMGEVLQRQALTQRGEHAQRELTLREAEKWFLQALELDPENLSAHWGLKQIYQALHDREKERLHADLHAKYKPDDNARDRAITTARRLDPAADHAAEAVVIYDLNRSPLLRE, from the coding sequence GTGTCGATCGAACCATCGCAATCCAAGCCGGAAAAACCTCGCAAGAAAATCCGCTATGTGCCCGCCGTGGGACCGCGCCTCAAGAAGCTTCTGGCCGTGGTCTTCGGACTCTTCGCCCTGCTGGCCGTCAACTCCAGTTATCTGGTCGGCGTCTCGCTGCTGGAGTGGGCTTCGGGACAGGTTTACCAGAACTGGTTCTACCTGATCATGTTCCTGGTCCACCTGGGCCTGGGGCTGCTTTTCGTTCTGCCCATCATCGTCTTCGGCATCCTCCACATGCGCAACGCCTATCAGCGGCGCAACCGCCGGGCCGTCAAGGTGGGCTATGCCTTGTTCGCCACCGCCGTGTTGCTGCTGATCAGCGGATTCATACTTATGCGGGGCGACTTCATCCTCTTTCAAATCGACGTCAAAAATCCCACTTTGCGCAGCGCCGCTTATTGGGCCCATGTCGTTTCTCCTTTGGTGGCGGCCTGGCTCTTCGTGCTGCATCGGCTGGCGGGACGCCGCATCCGCTGGAAGGTGGGCGGGGCCTGGGCCGGAGTGGCGGTGGGATTCGCCGGCCTGATGCTGATCGTGCAGGCTCAGGATCCGCGGGCCTGGAACCAGGTGGGCAACCCCAAGGGAGATAAGTACTTCTTTCCCTCCCTGGCCCGTACCGTCACGGGAGACTTCATTCCGGCCGAAGTGCTGCACAACGACGCCTACTGCCAGGAATGCCATGCCGACATCCACCAAACCTGGTCCTACAGCGTGCACCGCTTTGCGTCTTTTAACAATCCGGCCTACCTGGCCTCGGTGCGTGCTACCCGCAAGAAGCTCTTTGAACGCGATGGAGACGTCACGGGGGCGCGCTTCTGCGCCGGATGCCACGATCCCCTGCCCTTCTTTTCAGGCGAGTTCGACAAGCCCCATTTCGACGACCCCGACTACGACCTGGCTTCGGACCGCACCGCCAACGCCGGAATCACCTGCACGGTCTGCCATTCCATCACCAACATCAACACCCCCCGCGGCAACTCCGACTACACCATCGAAGAGCCTATCCACTACCCCTTCGCCTTCAGCGAGAACCGTTTCCTCAAGTGGGCCAACCGCCAGTTGGTGAAAGCCAAGCCCGAGTTTCACAAAAAGACATTCCTCAAGCCTCTGCACCGCTCGGCTGAGTTCTGCGGAACCTGCCACAAGGTGCACCTGCCCCCGGAGCTCAACGCCTACAAATGGCTGCGCGGGCAGAACCACTACGATTCCTTCTGGCTGAGCGGCGTCTCGGGCCATGCGCCGGCCAGTTTCTATTACCCGCCCCGGGCGGAAACCAACTGTAACGGCTGCCACATGCAGCTTGTGGAGTCCGACGACTTCGGGGCCAAGGACTTCGACGACAGCGGAATGGCCAAGGTCCACGACCACCAGTTTCCCTCGGCCAACACCGCCATCCCCCATCTGCTGGGCTTTCCCGAGTGGGTCAACGAGCGCCATCGCGCCTTCAACGAAGGGGTGATGCGGGTCGACATCTTCGGAGTCAAAGAGCAGGGCGAGATCGACGGACAACTGACGGCGCCTCTGCGTCCCCAGGTTCCGGCCCTGCGTCCCGGACGCCGCTATTTGCTGGAAACCGTCATCCGCACCCTCAAGATGGGGCATCACTTCACCCAGGGCACTGCCGACTCCAACCAGGTATGGCTGGAGATGGAGGTGACCTCGGGAGACCGCGTCATCGGCCGCAGCGGCGCCATGGACTCGCAAGGCCGCGTCGACCCCTGGTCGCATTTCGTCAACGCCTACGTCATCGACCGCAACGGCAACCGCATAGCCCGCCGCAACGCCGAGGACATCTTCATCGCCCTCTACAACAACCAGATTCCGCCCGGGGCCGCCGACGTGGTGCATTACAAGCTGGACGTCCCGCGCGACGTCGGAGACGACATCACTGTCCGCGCCACCCTCAAGTACCGCAAGTTCGACACCACCTACCTGCGCTTTTTCAAGGACGATCCCGACGCCGTCAACGAGCTGCCGGTGATGGTGCTGGCCTCCGACTCGGTAACCTTTCCTGTAGCGGCCGGGACCCGGGTTGCCGAGTCGGCGCCTGAGGCCGACGACGACTCGCTGCCGCCGGCCTGGCAGCGCTGGAACGATTACGGCATCGGACTCTTCCGCAAGCCGGGACGGGGCGAACTGCGCCAGGCCGCTCACGCCTTCCGCCAGGTGGAAGACCTGGGGCACCCCTCCGGCCCCATCAACCTGGCCCGCGTTTTCATCCGCGAAGGGCTGATCCAGCAAGACGCGCCCCAAGCCCTGGCCCGGGCCCAGTCCTTCGATGAGGCTCCGGCCTGGACGCTGCTCTGGCTGGGCGCTCTCGTCGACAAGGAAAACGGGCACTACGAAGCCGCCCAATCCAAGCTGGCCGACCTCATCCAGGGAGGCTTCGCTCAAGCCCAGGGACGGGGATTCGATTTCTCCAAGGACTATCGGGTTCTGGTGGAAATGGGCGAGGTCCTGCAGCGCCAGGCCTTGACCCAGCGCGGCGAGCACGCCCAGCGCGAGCTGACGCTGCGCGAGGCCGAGAAGTGGTTCTTGCAGGCGCTCGAGCTCGATCCTGAAAACCTCTCCGCCCACTGGGGACTCAAGCAGATCTACCAGGCCCTGCACGACCGTGAAAAAGAGCGCCTCCACGCCGACCTGCACGCCAAGTACAAACCCGACGACAACGCCCGCGACCGCGCCATCACCACCGCCCGGCGCCTCGACCCCGCCGCCGACCACGCCGCCGAAGCCGTCGTTATCTACGACCTCAACCGTTCCCCGTTATTAAGGGAATAG
- a CDS encoding AAA family ATPase — protein sequence MSQQQSPASAETSTRRAAEKLLQPEELRPFVELAESVLQQLDRMLLGRERLHRLVLAGILSRGHILLEGLPGVGKTALIQALGQLLHLDFNRVQFTPDLMPSDILGSHILEETAQGRRMAFHPGPVFTNILLADEINRASPKTQSALLEAMQEQSVTLLGQTRDLPDPFFVLASQNPIELEGTYPLPEAQLDRFLFKLQVEHAGAEVLERIISSRRRGIMPQPERRMSSEELQGLFQAMEGIFLPRAVSRYISRLVEATHPASPEAPEIVGGYVSYGASPRAAIALAESARALALLAGRPTVGFEDVEEAAAAVLNHRLVLNYQARFDKVGPQQIVDQLLQALDRRESGLPEGVEAR from the coding sequence ATGTCTCAGCAACAGTCCCCCGCTTCTGCTGAAACCTCCACCCGCCGGGCTGCCGAAAAGCTGCTGCAACCCGAAGAATTGCGGCCTTTCGTGGAGTTGGCCGAAAGCGTCCTGCAGCAGCTTGACCGGATGCTCTTGGGACGCGAGCGCCTGCACCGCCTGGTGTTGGCAGGCATCCTCAGCCGCGGGCACATTCTGCTGGAAGGACTTCCCGGGGTGGGCAAGACGGCCCTCATCCAGGCACTGGGCCAATTGCTTCATCTCGATTTCAACCGAGTCCAGTTCACGCCCGATTTGATGCCCTCGGACATCCTGGGCAGCCACATCCTGGAAGAGACGGCACAGGGACGGCGAATGGCCTTCCACCCCGGTCCGGTCTTCACCAACATTCTGCTGGCCGACGAGATCAACCGCGCTTCGCCCAAGACCCAATCGGCTCTGCTGGAAGCCATGCAGGAACAGTCGGTGACGCTGTTGGGACAGACCCGCGACCTTCCCGACCCCTTCTTCGTGCTGGCCTCCCAGAATCCCATCGAGTTGGAGGGCACCTATCCTCTGCCGGAGGCCCAACTCGACCGCTTTCTCTTCAAGCTGCAGGTCGAGCACGCCGGCGCCGAGGTGCTGGAGCGCATCATCTCCAGCCGCCGGCGCGGCATCATGCCCCAGCCTGAGCGCCGTATGTCCTCTGAAGAACTGCAAGGACTTTTTCAGGCCATGGAGGGCATCTTCCTGCCCCGCGCCGTCTCCCGCTACATTTCACGCCTGGTGGAAGCGACCCATCCGGCCAGCCCCGAGGCCCCGGAGATCGTGGGCGGCTACGTCAGCTACGGAGCCTCGCCCCGAGCCGCCATCGCCTTGGCCGAGTCGGCGCGCGCCCTGGCCCTGCTGGCGGGACGGCCCACCGTCGGTTTCGAGGACGTGGAAGAGGCGGCGGCAGCGGTGCTCAACCACCGCCTGGTGCTCAACTATCAGGCCCGCTTCGACAAAGTCGGACCCCAGCAAATCGTCGACCAGTTGCTGCAAGCCCTGGACCGGCGCGAAAGCGGGCTGCCCGAGGGGGTGGAGGCCCGCTGA